From Taeniopygia guttata chromosome 29, bTaeGut7.mat, whole genome shotgun sequence, a single genomic window includes:
- the FMNL3 gene encoding formin-like protein 3 isoform X2, with protein sequence MGNVESADGEALPRGPGTPATPGGAGLFAPGKMPMPEPCELEERFALVLSSMNLPPDKARLLRQYDNEKKWDLICDQERFQVKSPPHTYIQKLRSFLEPGVTRKKFRRRVQESTKVLRELEISLRTNHIGWVREFLNAENKGLDVLVNYLSFAQCAVMLDFEGLEGGEDGALEKLRSWSRSIEDLQHPSALPAPFSSSLARSARQTALRYGTLPSRRALKNSRLVSQKDDVHLCIMCLRAIMNYQYGFNLVMSHPHAVNEIALSLNNKNPRMKALVLELLAAVCLVRGGHEIILAAFDNFKEVCKEKHRFERLMEYFRNEDSSIDFMVACMQFINIVVHSVEDMNFRVHLQYEFTKLGLEEFLQSRHTESEKLQVQIQAYLDNVFDVGGLLEDAETKNVALEKVEELEEHLSHLTEKLLDLENENMMRVAELEKQLLQREKELEVVKETYEHTSHQVHTLRRMIKEKDEAFRRHYGSEPPPLPSAAEPPPPPPEEPSEETLRPPVLPPVEAAPPPPPPPPPLPPPAPPLPGKCPPAPPLPGASPSIALTVGLSAIRIKKPIKTKFRLPVFNWTALKPSQISGTVFSELDDERVLEDLDLERFEELFKTKAQGPALDLVCAKSKAAQKVATKVTLLEANRAKNLAITLRKAGRSADEICRAIHTFDLATLPVDFVECLMRFLPTEAEAKALRQYERERKPLEELADEDRFMLQFSKVERLPQRMAIMAFLGNFAENIQMLTPQLNAIIAASASVKSSQKLKHMLEIILALGNYMNSSKRGAVYGFKLQSLDLLLDTKSTDRKMTLLHFIALTVREKYPELATFWQELHFVEKAAAVSLENVLLDVKELGRGMELLRRECGQHESAVLRGFLGGSEGQLERLQRDARTAEDAYNTVVRYFGESPKTTPPSVFFPVFVRFIHSYKDAEQENETRKKQEEVMREKLLAQEAKKQEKRNKWQQQELIAELRRRQAKDHRPMYEGKDGTIEDIITALKSVPFTARTAKRGSRFFCDPSHHDESSC encoded by the exons ATGGGGAACGTGGAGAGCGCGGACGGGGAGGCGCTGCCCCGGGGCCCGGGAACACCGGCGACCCCGGGGGGAGCCGGACTGTTCGCCCCGGGCAAGATGCCGATGCCGGAGCCCTGCGAGCTGGAGGAGCGCTTCGCCCTAGTGCTG agctccaTGAACCTGCCCCCGGACAAAGCCCGCCTGCTGCGCCAGTATGACAACGAGAAGAAGTGGGACCTCATCTGTGaccag GAGCGGTTCCAGGTGAAGAGCCCACCCCACACCTACATCCAGAAGCTGCGCAGCTTCCTGGAGCCCGGTGTCACTCggaag AAGTTCAGGAGGAGGGTGCAGGAGTCGACCAAGGTGCTGCGCGAGCTGGAGATCAGCCTGAGGACGAACCACATCGG GTGGGTGCGGGAGTTCCTGAACGCGGAGAACAAGGGGCTGGACGTGCTGGTGAACTACCTGTCCTTCGCCCAGTGCGCCGTGAT GTTGGATTTTGAGGGCCTGGAAGGCGGCGAGGATGGCGCACTGGAGAAGCTGcgctcctggagcaggtccatCGAGGATCTGCAGCACCCCAGCGCCCTGCCCGCccccttcagcagcagcctggcacgCTCTGCCCGCCAGACCGCCCTCCG CTACGGCACGCTGCCCAGCCGCAGGGCGCTGAAGAACTCGCGCCTGGTGAGCCAGAAGGACGACGTCCACCTCTGCATCATGTGTCTTCGGGCCATCATGAACTACCAG TACGGCTTCAACCTGGTCATGTCTCACCCCCACGCTGTCAATGAGATCGCCCTGAGCCTCAACAACAAGAACCCGAG GATGAAGGcgctggtgctggagctgctggcggCCGTGTGCCTGGTGAGGGGCGGCCACGAGATCATCCTCGCCGCCTTCGACAACTTCAAGGAG GTGTGCAAGGAGAAACACCGCTTTGAGCGGCTGATGGAATACTTCCGCAACGAGGACAGCAGCATCGACTTCATG gtGGCCTGCATGCAGTTCATCAACATCGTGGTGCACTCGGTGGAGGACATGAACTTCCGCGTGCATCTCCAGTACGAGTTCACCAAACTGGGGCTGGAGGAGTTCCTGCAG TCGAGGCACACGGAGAGCGAGAAGCTGCAGGTGCAGATCCAGGCGTACCTGGACAACGTCTTCGATGTCGGGGGGCTGCTGGAGGATGCTGAGACCAAGAATGTGGCCCTGGAGAaggtggaggagctggaggagcaccTGTCCCAC CTAACGGAGAAGCTGCTGGACCTGGAGAACGAGAACATGATGCGGGTGGCGgagctggagaagcagctgctgcagcgagagaaggagctggaggtggTCAAG gagACCTACGAGCACACGAGCCACCAGGTGCACACGCTGCGCAGGATGATCAAGGAGAAGGACGAGGCTTTCCGGCGGCACTACGGCTCCGAAccgccgccgcttcccagcgCCGCCGAaccgccgcctccgccgccgGAGGAGCCCTCGGAGGAGACCCTGCGACCCCCGGTCCTGCCCCCCGTGGAAGCCGcgccccccccgccgcccccgccgccccctctgccgccccccgcgcccccgcTCCCAG GGAAGTgtcccccggccccgccgctgcccgggGCTTCACCCTCCATCGCCCTCACCGTGGGGCTCTCAG CCATCCGGATCAAGAAGCCCATCAAGACCAAATTCCGCTTGCCTGTGTTCAACTGGACAGCGCTGAAGCCCAGCCAGATCAGCGGGACGGTGTTCAGCGAGCTGGACGACGAGCGTGTGCTGGAG GACCTGGACCTGGAGCGCTTTGAGGAGCTGTTCAAGACCAAGGCGCAGGGCCCGGCGCTGGACCTGGTGTGTGCCAAGAGCAAGGCGGCGCAGAAAGTGGCCACCAAGGTGACACTGCTGGAGGCCAACCGTGCCAAGAACTTGGCCATCACCCTGCGCAAGGCCGGCCGCAGCGCCGACGAGATCTGCCGGGCCATCCACAC GTTTGACCTGGCGACGCTGCCGGTGGATTTTGTGGAGTGCCTGATGCGGTTCCTGCCCACGGAGGCGGAGGCCAAGGCGCTGCGGCAGTACGAGCGCGAGCGGAAGCCGCTGGAGGAGCTGGCGGACGAGGACCGCTTCATGCTGCAGTTCAGCAAGGTGGAGCGGCTGCCGCAGCGCATGGCCATCATGGCCTTCCTCGGCAACTTCGCCGAGAACATCCAGATGCTGACACCG cagctcaacGCCATCATCGCGGCCTCGGCCTCCGTTAAGTCGTCGCAGAAGCTGAAGCACATGCTGGAG ATCATCTTGGCGCTGGGCAACTACATGAACAGCAGCAAACGCGGCGCAGTCTATGGCTTCAAACTGCAGAGCCTGGACCTG ctcctggacaCCAAGTCAACAGACAGGAAGATGACGCTGCTGCACTTCATCGCGCTGACGGTGCGGGAGAAGTACCCAGAGCTGGCGAccttctggcaggagctgcacttTGTGGAGAAGGCTGCGGCAG TGTCCCTGGAGAACGTGCTGCTGGACGTGAAGGAGCTGGGCCGGGGCATGGAGCTGCTGCGGCGGGAGTGCGGGCAGCACGAGAGCGCGGTGCTGCGCGGCTTCCTGGGCGGCAGCGAGGGGCAGCTCGAGCGGCTGCAGCGCGACGCGCGCACGGCCGAG GACGCCTACAACACCGTGGTGCGGTATTTCGGCGAGAGCCCCAAGACCACCCCCCCGTCGGTCTTCTTCCCGGTCTTTGTCCGGTTCATCCACTCTTACAAG GACGCGGAGCAGGAGAACGAGACGCGGAAGAAGCAGGAGGAGGTGATGCGGGAgaagctgctggcacaggaggcTAAAAAGCAGGAGAAG CGGAAcaagtggcagcagcaggagctgatcgCGGAGCTGCGGCGGCGCCAGGCCAAGGACCACCGGCCCATGTACGAGGGCAAGGATGGCACCATCGAGGACATCATCACCG CGCTGAAGAGCGTCCCCTTCACTGCCCGCACGGCCAAGCGGGGCTCCCGCTTCTTCTGCGACCCGTCCCACCACGACGAGTCCAGCTGTTAA
- the FMNL3 gene encoding formin-like protein 3 isoform X4 encodes MGNVESADGEALPRGPGTPATPGGAGLFAPGKMPMPEPCELEERFALVLSSMNLPPDKARLLRQYDNEKKWDLICDQERFQVKSPPHTYIQKLRSFLEPGVTRKKFRRRVQESTKVLRELEISLRTNHIGWVREFLNAENKGLDVLVNYLSFAQCAVIYGTLPSRRALKNSRLVSQKDDVHLCIMCLRAIMNYQYGFNLVMSHPHAVNEIALSLNNKNPRMKALVLELLAAVCLVRGGHEIILAAFDNFKEVCKEKHRFERLMEYFRNEDSSIDFMVACMQFINIVVHSVEDMNFRVHLQYEFTKLGLEEFLQKSRHTESEKLQVQIQAYLDNVFDVGGLLEDAETKNVALEKVEELEEHLSHLTEKLLDLENENMMRVAELEKQLLQREKELEVVKETYEHTSHQVHTLRRMIKEKDEAFRRHYGSEPPPLPSAAEPPPPPPEEPSEETLRPPVLPPVEAAPPPPPPPPPLPPPAPPLPGKCPPAPPLPGASPSIALTVGLSAIRIKKPIKTKFRLPVFNWTALKPSQISGTVFSELDDERVLEDLDLERFEELFKTKAQGPALDLVCAKSKAAQKVATKVTLLEANRAKNLAITLRKAGRSADEICRAIHTFDLATLPVDFVECLMRFLPTEAEAKALRQYERERKPLEELADEDRFMLQFSKVERLPQRMAIMAFLGNFAENIQMLTPQLNAIIAASASVKSSQKLKHMLEIILALGNYMNSSKRGAVYGFKLQSLDLLLDTKSTDRKMTLLHFIALTVREKYPELATFWQELHFVEKAAAVSLENVLLDVKELGRGMELLRRECGQHESAVLRGFLGGSEGQLERLQRDARTAEDAYNTVVRYFGESPKTTPPSVFFPVFVRFIHSYKDAEQENETRKKQEEVMREKLLAQEAKKQEKRNKWQQQELIAELRRRQAKDHRPMYEGKDGTIEDIITALKSVPFTARTAKRGSRFFCDPSHHDESSC; translated from the exons ATGGGGAACGTGGAGAGCGCGGACGGGGAGGCGCTGCCCCGGGGCCCGGGAACACCGGCGACCCCGGGGGGAGCCGGACTGTTCGCCCCGGGCAAGATGCCGATGCCGGAGCCCTGCGAGCTGGAGGAGCGCTTCGCCCTAGTGCTG agctccaTGAACCTGCCCCCGGACAAAGCCCGCCTGCTGCGCCAGTATGACAACGAGAAGAAGTGGGACCTCATCTGTGaccag GAGCGGTTCCAGGTGAAGAGCCCACCCCACACCTACATCCAGAAGCTGCGCAGCTTCCTGGAGCCCGGTGTCACTCggaag AAGTTCAGGAGGAGGGTGCAGGAGTCGACCAAGGTGCTGCGCGAGCTGGAGATCAGCCTGAGGACGAACCACATCGG GTGGGTGCGGGAGTTCCTGAACGCGGAGAACAAGGGGCTGGACGTGCTGGTGAACTACCTGTCCTTCGCCCAGTGCGCCGTGAT CTACGGCACGCTGCCCAGCCGCAGGGCGCTGAAGAACTCGCGCCTGGTGAGCCAGAAGGACGACGTCCACCTCTGCATCATGTGTCTTCGGGCCATCATGAACTACCAG TACGGCTTCAACCTGGTCATGTCTCACCCCCACGCTGTCAATGAGATCGCCCTGAGCCTCAACAACAAGAACCCGAG GATGAAGGcgctggtgctggagctgctggcggCCGTGTGCCTGGTGAGGGGCGGCCACGAGATCATCCTCGCCGCCTTCGACAACTTCAAGGAG GTGTGCAAGGAGAAACACCGCTTTGAGCGGCTGATGGAATACTTCCGCAACGAGGACAGCAGCATCGACTTCATG gtGGCCTGCATGCAGTTCATCAACATCGTGGTGCACTCGGTGGAGGACATGAACTTCCGCGTGCATCTCCAGTACGAGTTCACCAAACTGGGGCTGGAGGAGTTCCTGCAG AAGTCGAGGCACACGGAGAGCGAGAAGCTGCAGGTGCAGATCCAGGCGTACCTGGACAACGTCTTCGATGTCGGGGGGCTGCTGGAGGATGCTGAGACCAAGAATGTGGCCCTGGAGAaggtggaggagctggaggagcaccTGTCCCAC CTAACGGAGAAGCTGCTGGACCTGGAGAACGAGAACATGATGCGGGTGGCGgagctggagaagcagctgctgcagcgagagaaggagctggaggtggTCAAG gagACCTACGAGCACACGAGCCACCAGGTGCACACGCTGCGCAGGATGATCAAGGAGAAGGACGAGGCTTTCCGGCGGCACTACGGCTCCGAAccgccgccgcttcccagcgCCGCCGAaccgccgcctccgccgccgGAGGAGCCCTCGGAGGAGACCCTGCGACCCCCGGTCCTGCCCCCCGTGGAAGCCGcgccccccccgccgcccccgccgccccctctgccgccccccgcgcccccgcTCCCAG GGAAGTgtcccccggccccgccgctgcccgggGCTTCACCCTCCATCGCCCTCACCGTGGGGCTCTCAG CCATCCGGATCAAGAAGCCCATCAAGACCAAATTCCGCTTGCCTGTGTTCAACTGGACAGCGCTGAAGCCCAGCCAGATCAGCGGGACGGTGTTCAGCGAGCTGGACGACGAGCGTGTGCTGGAG GACCTGGACCTGGAGCGCTTTGAGGAGCTGTTCAAGACCAAGGCGCAGGGCCCGGCGCTGGACCTGGTGTGTGCCAAGAGCAAGGCGGCGCAGAAAGTGGCCACCAAGGTGACACTGCTGGAGGCCAACCGTGCCAAGAACTTGGCCATCACCCTGCGCAAGGCCGGCCGCAGCGCCGACGAGATCTGCCGGGCCATCCACAC GTTTGACCTGGCGACGCTGCCGGTGGATTTTGTGGAGTGCCTGATGCGGTTCCTGCCCACGGAGGCGGAGGCCAAGGCGCTGCGGCAGTACGAGCGCGAGCGGAAGCCGCTGGAGGAGCTGGCGGACGAGGACCGCTTCATGCTGCAGTTCAGCAAGGTGGAGCGGCTGCCGCAGCGCATGGCCATCATGGCCTTCCTCGGCAACTTCGCCGAGAACATCCAGATGCTGACACCG cagctcaacGCCATCATCGCGGCCTCGGCCTCCGTTAAGTCGTCGCAGAAGCTGAAGCACATGCTGGAG ATCATCTTGGCGCTGGGCAACTACATGAACAGCAGCAAACGCGGCGCAGTCTATGGCTTCAAACTGCAGAGCCTGGACCTG ctcctggacaCCAAGTCAACAGACAGGAAGATGACGCTGCTGCACTTCATCGCGCTGACGGTGCGGGAGAAGTACCCAGAGCTGGCGAccttctggcaggagctgcacttTGTGGAGAAGGCTGCGGCAG TGTCCCTGGAGAACGTGCTGCTGGACGTGAAGGAGCTGGGCCGGGGCATGGAGCTGCTGCGGCGGGAGTGCGGGCAGCACGAGAGCGCGGTGCTGCGCGGCTTCCTGGGCGGCAGCGAGGGGCAGCTCGAGCGGCTGCAGCGCGACGCGCGCACGGCCGAG GACGCCTACAACACCGTGGTGCGGTATTTCGGCGAGAGCCCCAAGACCACCCCCCCGTCGGTCTTCTTCCCGGTCTTTGTCCGGTTCATCCACTCTTACAAG GACGCGGAGCAGGAGAACGAGACGCGGAAGAAGCAGGAGGAGGTGATGCGGGAgaagctgctggcacaggaggcTAAAAAGCAGGAGAAG CGGAAcaagtggcagcagcaggagctgatcgCGGAGCTGCGGCGGCGCCAGGCCAAGGACCACCGGCCCATGTACGAGGGCAAGGATGGCACCATCGAGGACATCATCACCG CGCTGAAGAGCGTCCCCTTCACTGCCCGCACGGCCAAGCGGGGCTCCCGCTTCTTCTGCGACCCGTCCCACCACGACGAGTCCAGCTGTTAA
- the FMNL3 gene encoding formin-like protein 3 isoform X3, with amino-acid sequence MGNVESADGEALPRGPGTPATPGGAGLFAPGKMPMPEPCELEERFALVLSSMNLPPDKARLLRQYDNEKKWDLICDQERFQVKSPPHTYIQKLRSFLEPGVTRKKFRRRVQESTKVLRELEISLRTNHIGWVREFLNAENKGLDVLVNYLSFAQCAVMLDFEGLEGGEDGALEKLRSWSRSIEDLQHPSALPAPFSSSLARSARQTALRYGTLPSRRALKNSRLVSQKDDVHLCIMCLRAIMNYQYGFNLVMSHPHAVNEIALSLNNKNPRMKALVLELLAAVCLVRGGHEIILAAFDNFKEVCKEKHRFERLMEYFRNEDSSIDFMVACMQFINIVVHSVEDMNFRVHLQYEFTKLGLEEFLQKSRHTESEKLQVQIQAYLDNVFDVGGLLEDAETKNVALEKVEELEEHLSHLTEKLLDLENENMMRVAELEKQLLQREKELEVVKETYEHTSHQVHTLRRMIKEKDEAFRRHYGSEPPPLPSAAEPPPPPPEEPSEETLRPPVLPPVEAAPPPPPPPPPLPPPAPPLPGKCPPAPPLPGASPSIALTVGLSAIRIKKPIKTKFRLPVFNWTALKPSQISGTVFSELDDERVLEDLDLERFEELFKTKAQGPALDLVCAKSKAAQKVATKVTLLEANRAKNLAITLRKAGRSADEICRAIHTFDLATLPVDFVECLMRFLPTEAEAKALRQYERERKPLEELADEDRFMLQFSKVERLPQRMAIMAFLGNFAENIQMLTPQLNAIIAASASVKSSQKLKHMLEIILALGNYMNSSKRGAVYGFKLQSLDLLLDTKSTDRKMTLLHFIALTVREKYPELATFWQELHFVEKAAAVSLENVLLDVKELGRGMELLRRECGQHESAVLRGFLGGSEGQLERLQRDARTAEDAYNTVVRYFGESPKTTPPSVFFPVFVRFIHSYKDAEQENETRKKQEEVMREKLLAQEAKKQEKRNKWQQQELIAELRRRQAKDHRPMYEGKDGTIEDIITARRWIRL; translated from the exons ATGGGGAACGTGGAGAGCGCGGACGGGGAGGCGCTGCCCCGGGGCCCGGGAACACCGGCGACCCCGGGGGGAGCCGGACTGTTCGCCCCGGGCAAGATGCCGATGCCGGAGCCCTGCGAGCTGGAGGAGCGCTTCGCCCTAGTGCTG agctccaTGAACCTGCCCCCGGACAAAGCCCGCCTGCTGCGCCAGTATGACAACGAGAAGAAGTGGGACCTCATCTGTGaccag GAGCGGTTCCAGGTGAAGAGCCCACCCCACACCTACATCCAGAAGCTGCGCAGCTTCCTGGAGCCCGGTGTCACTCggaag AAGTTCAGGAGGAGGGTGCAGGAGTCGACCAAGGTGCTGCGCGAGCTGGAGATCAGCCTGAGGACGAACCACATCGG GTGGGTGCGGGAGTTCCTGAACGCGGAGAACAAGGGGCTGGACGTGCTGGTGAACTACCTGTCCTTCGCCCAGTGCGCCGTGAT GTTGGATTTTGAGGGCCTGGAAGGCGGCGAGGATGGCGCACTGGAGAAGCTGcgctcctggagcaggtccatCGAGGATCTGCAGCACCCCAGCGCCCTGCCCGCccccttcagcagcagcctggcacgCTCTGCCCGCCAGACCGCCCTCCG CTACGGCACGCTGCCCAGCCGCAGGGCGCTGAAGAACTCGCGCCTGGTGAGCCAGAAGGACGACGTCCACCTCTGCATCATGTGTCTTCGGGCCATCATGAACTACCAG TACGGCTTCAACCTGGTCATGTCTCACCCCCACGCTGTCAATGAGATCGCCCTGAGCCTCAACAACAAGAACCCGAG GATGAAGGcgctggtgctggagctgctggcggCCGTGTGCCTGGTGAGGGGCGGCCACGAGATCATCCTCGCCGCCTTCGACAACTTCAAGGAG GTGTGCAAGGAGAAACACCGCTTTGAGCGGCTGATGGAATACTTCCGCAACGAGGACAGCAGCATCGACTTCATG gtGGCCTGCATGCAGTTCATCAACATCGTGGTGCACTCGGTGGAGGACATGAACTTCCGCGTGCATCTCCAGTACGAGTTCACCAAACTGGGGCTGGAGGAGTTCCTGCAG AAGTCGAGGCACACGGAGAGCGAGAAGCTGCAGGTGCAGATCCAGGCGTACCTGGACAACGTCTTCGATGTCGGGGGGCTGCTGGAGGATGCTGAGACCAAGAATGTGGCCCTGGAGAaggtggaggagctggaggagcaccTGTCCCAC CTAACGGAGAAGCTGCTGGACCTGGAGAACGAGAACATGATGCGGGTGGCGgagctggagaagcagctgctgcagcgagagaaggagctggaggtggTCAAG gagACCTACGAGCACACGAGCCACCAGGTGCACACGCTGCGCAGGATGATCAAGGAGAAGGACGAGGCTTTCCGGCGGCACTACGGCTCCGAAccgccgccgcttcccagcgCCGCCGAaccgccgcctccgccgccgGAGGAGCCCTCGGAGGAGACCCTGCGACCCCCGGTCCTGCCCCCCGTGGAAGCCGcgccccccccgccgcccccgccgccccctctgccgccccccgcgcccccgcTCCCAG GGAAGTgtcccccggccccgccgctgcccgggGCTTCACCCTCCATCGCCCTCACCGTGGGGCTCTCAG CCATCCGGATCAAGAAGCCCATCAAGACCAAATTCCGCTTGCCTGTGTTCAACTGGACAGCGCTGAAGCCCAGCCAGATCAGCGGGACGGTGTTCAGCGAGCTGGACGACGAGCGTGTGCTGGAG GACCTGGACCTGGAGCGCTTTGAGGAGCTGTTCAAGACCAAGGCGCAGGGCCCGGCGCTGGACCTGGTGTGTGCCAAGAGCAAGGCGGCGCAGAAAGTGGCCACCAAGGTGACACTGCTGGAGGCCAACCGTGCCAAGAACTTGGCCATCACCCTGCGCAAGGCCGGCCGCAGCGCCGACGAGATCTGCCGGGCCATCCACAC GTTTGACCTGGCGACGCTGCCGGTGGATTTTGTGGAGTGCCTGATGCGGTTCCTGCCCACGGAGGCGGAGGCCAAGGCGCTGCGGCAGTACGAGCGCGAGCGGAAGCCGCTGGAGGAGCTGGCGGACGAGGACCGCTTCATGCTGCAGTTCAGCAAGGTGGAGCGGCTGCCGCAGCGCATGGCCATCATGGCCTTCCTCGGCAACTTCGCCGAGAACATCCAGATGCTGACACCG cagctcaacGCCATCATCGCGGCCTCGGCCTCCGTTAAGTCGTCGCAGAAGCTGAAGCACATGCTGGAG ATCATCTTGGCGCTGGGCAACTACATGAACAGCAGCAAACGCGGCGCAGTCTATGGCTTCAAACTGCAGAGCCTGGACCTG ctcctggacaCCAAGTCAACAGACAGGAAGATGACGCTGCTGCACTTCATCGCGCTGACGGTGCGGGAGAAGTACCCAGAGCTGGCGAccttctggcaggagctgcacttTGTGGAGAAGGCTGCGGCAG TGTCCCTGGAGAACGTGCTGCTGGACGTGAAGGAGCTGGGCCGGGGCATGGAGCTGCTGCGGCGGGAGTGCGGGCAGCACGAGAGCGCGGTGCTGCGCGGCTTCCTGGGCGGCAGCGAGGGGCAGCTCGAGCGGCTGCAGCGCGACGCGCGCACGGCCGAG GACGCCTACAACACCGTGGTGCGGTATTTCGGCGAGAGCCCCAAGACCACCCCCCCGTCGGTCTTCTTCCCGGTCTTTGTCCGGTTCATCCACTCTTACAAG GACGCGGAGCAGGAGAACGAGACGCGGAAGAAGCAGGAGGAGGTGATGCGGGAgaagctgctggcacaggaggcTAAAAAGCAGGAGAAG CGGAAcaagtggcagcagcaggagctgatcgCGGAGCTGCGGCGGCGCCAGGCCAAGGACCACCGGCCCATGTACGAGGGCAAGGATGGCACCATCGAGGACATCATCACCG CCCGAAGGTGGATCCGCCTGTAG